The proteins below come from a single Gimesia alba genomic window:
- a CDS encoding DUF1559 domain-containing protein, producing the protein MKNLSMKLRMRSRAFTLIELLVVIAIIAILIALLLPAVQQAREAARRSTCKNSLKQLGVAIHNYHDTHGIFPHNYDASRSPGQVGCSVSWISMTLPFMDQAPLYNKMNFDDITNTSGSTSSFPGMDSVSNDSARTTTIPILLCPSNPQPKLTSSAMHYDFSGSGGNSRALQAARTDYVGSMGYIWTGWKDCSDTGSNGAPWVDAGRDITHNDLSRVGGIFWYRGSARIRDIVDGASNTIAIYENHHWNFSKKFPSEVNKCAAWISPLGAIDTHTSSINADPEEIAGGNGADDTRCTNWSSSHVGGAHGLLTDGSVRFVSENLDLGINKALVTKAGGETLGEF; encoded by the coding sequence ATGAAAAATTTATCCATGAAGCTACGAATGCGATCTCGCGCATTCACTCTGATTGAGCTGCTGGTGGTGATTGCCATCATTGCCATTCTAATTGCTTTGCTCTTACCTGCGGTACAACAGGCACGCGAAGCAGCCCGTCGATCTACCTGTAAAAACAGTTTGAAACAGTTGGGTGTGGCGATTCATAACTATCATGATACTCATGGTATTTTTCCCCATAATTATGATGCCTCGCGCAGTCCAGGCCAGGTAGGCTGTTCGGTTTCCTGGATTTCCATGACGCTGCCATTTATGGACCAGGCGCCTCTGTATAATAAAATGAATTTTGATGACATCACCAATACTTCGGGATCTACTTCGTCTTTCCCAGGTATGGACAGCGTTTCGAATGATTCCGCTCGAACAACCACGATTCCGATTCTCCTGTGTCCCAGTAACCCACAGCCCAAGCTGACCTCTTCTGCCATGCACTATGACTTTTCTGGTAGCGGTGGGAATTCACGGGCACTGCAGGCTGCCAGAACCGATTATGTTGGCAGCATGGGCTACATCTGGACTGGTTGGAAGGACTGTAGTGATACCGGGTCCAATGGTGCACCCTGGGTCGATGCCGGCAGAGACATTACTCATAATGATCTCAGTCGTGTCGGGGGGATTTTCTGGTACCGGGGTTCGGCCCGAATTCGCGACATTGTCGATGGGGCTTCAAATACCATTGCCATTTATGAAAACCATCACTGGAATTTCAGTAAGAAATTTCCATCTGAAGTCAATAAATGTGCTGCCTGGATCAGTCCTTTGGGAGCCATTGATACTCATACCTCTTCAATCAATGCCGATCCTGAAGAAATCGCAGGTGGCAATGGTGCCGACGATACCCGCTGCACCAACTGGAGCAGTTCTCATGTTGGGGGAGCTCACGGTTTATTGACTGACGGATCTGTCCGTTTTGTCAGTGAGAACCTGGACTTGGGAATCAATAAAGCATTGGTGACAAAAGCAGGTGGTGAGACCTTAGGTGAGTTCTAA
- a CDS encoding CRTAC1 family protein: MSPSVYHTGRFLFSVFLILLFAACDQIQNNPPPKKTTPTENRNSPESQSTFFRELSLDVIDEPTVVSADMQVPQFRDVHTQAGIEFVYDSGAKGDQLMVEAIGGGAGWLDYDRDSLIDVYCVQGGDPVSNSPDQGQNLLFRNQGNGSFSELPQVTGVRNSGYGQGVTIADFNNDGFDDIYVTNVGQNALYQNMGDGTFEDVSEGSGTATTQLWSSSAAWGDLNRDGNLDLYVCNYVKYDVRHPKDCSDSKGIKRTCHPNEMEAEFNEVYFSLGNGQFTLAGDELGLRAADGKSLGVVISDLDRDQYPDIYVANDVTPNFLFLNHEGQSFRNAAIEKGCAMSGDGNNQASMGIAHGDYDRNGFLDLYVTHFTDDSNTLYANLGEAGFYDATKTTGLHRPTISFLAFGTVMGDFNHDRHMNLFVANGHIDQLQDQGYDWKMTPLLFSYQGDQWVECSAQAGPYFSQKLIGRGVAAGDYDNDGDQDLFVVNQNDPAALLQNDSEGNHWLKVMLTGTTSNRTAIGTKVEVRQNDELFFQEVVGGSSYGSSGQYALFFGFGQIDSDCQVKIIWPSGEIQVLEQVPVDQTLKLIEPAASELTLGKKLL, encoded by the coding sequence ATGAGCCCGAGCGTCTATCACACGGGGCGATTTCTTTTCTCGGTGTTTTTGATTCTTCTGTTCGCTGCCTGCGATCAGATTCAAAACAACCCGCCACCGAAAAAAACAACGCCGACAGAGAATCGGAATTCCCCCGAGAGTCAATCAACATTTTTTCGGGAACTCTCTTTGGATGTCATTGATGAGCCAACAGTTGTTTCTGCCGACATGCAAGTACCGCAGTTTCGTGATGTTCACACCCAGGCAGGAATTGAATTTGTCTATGACAGTGGTGCCAAAGGGGACCAACTTATGGTGGAAGCAATTGGAGGGGGCGCTGGTTGGCTTGATTATGATCGTGATTCCCTGATCGACGTCTATTGTGTTCAGGGAGGAGATCCCGTTTCCAATTCACCGGATCAGGGACAGAACCTGTTGTTTCGTAATCAGGGCAATGGTTCCTTTTCTGAACTGCCACAAGTGACCGGCGTCAGGAATTCGGGCTATGGCCAGGGTGTCACCATCGCCGATTTTAATAACGATGGATTTGATGATATTTATGTCACCAATGTGGGCCAAAATGCTCTCTATCAGAATATGGGTGATGGTACCTTCGAAGATGTTTCCGAGGGATCGGGAACTGCAACCACACAGCTTTGGAGCTCCAGCGCCGCCTGGGGAGATTTGAATCGGGATGGTAACCTCGATCTGTATGTCTGTAATTATGTCAAGTACGATGTAAGACATCCCAAAGATTGTTCGGACAGTAAAGGTATCAAGCGGACCTGTCATCCGAATGAAATGGAAGCCGAGTTCAATGAAGTTTATTTCAGCCTGGGTAACGGCCAGTTCACACTTGCCGGGGATGAGTTGGGACTACGGGCAGCCGACGGGAAATCCTTAGGAGTTGTGATTTCTGATCTGGATCGAGACCAGTATCCCGATATTTATGTGGCGAACGATGTCACGCCTAATTTCCTGTTTCTGAATCATGAAGGTCAGTCCTTTCGTAATGCGGCGATTGAAAAAGGCTGCGCGATGAGCGGTGACGGCAATAACCAGGCCAGCATGGGGATTGCCCACGGTGATTATGATCGCAATGGATTTCTTGATCTCTATGTGACTCATTTTACGGATGATTCCAATACACTCTACGCGAACCTGGGCGAAGCCGGGTTTTATGATGCGACAAAAACCACGGGGTTGCACCGTCCGACGATCTCATTCCTTGCCTTTGGGACGGTCATGGGGGACTTCAATCACGATCGGCACATGAATTTATTTGTGGCGAATGGGCATATTGATCAACTGCAGGATCAGGGGTACGACTGGAAGATGACACCACTTTTATTCTCTTATCAAGGGGATCAATGGGTGGAATGCAGTGCTCAGGCAGGCCCCTATTTCAGTCAAAAATTGATTGGTCGCGGCGTCGCAGCGGGCGATTATGATAATGATGGTGATCAGGATCTGTTCGTTGTGAACCAGAACGATCCGGCTGCATTACTGCAAAATGATTCTGAAGGCAATCACTGGTTAAAAGTGATGCTGACGGGAACCACCAGTAATCGGACCGCCATTGGTACCAAGGTGGAAGTCAGGCAGAACGACGAATTGTTTTTTCAGGAAGTTGTGGGAGGCAGCAGTTACGGTTCCAGCGGTCAATACGCACTCTTTTTTGGTTTTGGCCAGATTGATTCAGACTGTCAGGTCAAAATTATCTGGCCCAGTGGTGAAATACAGGTGCTGGAGCAGGTTCCCGTTGATCAGACTCTGAAGTTGATTGAACCGGCGGCATCAGAGTTAACGTTGGGGAAGAAACTGCTGTAG
- a CDS encoding tetratricopeptide repeat protein yields MTRSQWSIIIVLFFSVTLVTAGLYLRTDPKEKNADSTPPSKSQPEEKITLVHKIPPASSTKGFVGSQACQECHAEICTTYQSHPMSFSSQPVLGDLVFEDYEHKTSFRSPATHQYEVEKKDGKVYHHEQRMTPQDKLIYDKAKPIDFAIGSGKRGRSYVINHAGLLFMSPISWYTGKQRWDLSPGYQPGQHKQFERRLIDGCIQCHIGSVSKTEGVKDQFDSMPFKEVAIGCERCHGPGEQHIQWHLASEKQQGPDPIVNPVDLPPAARDAVCYQCHLTGEGRILRYGRGEFDFRPGNLIEDLWIVFQEGDRITATGDTQAVSQVEQMHQSQCYQKSAGQMGCISCHDPHQFPAETDRVQYFEKRCLQCHGQTTNECTRPADSPEQANESCISCHMPKRSAFSVPHTSLTDHRIIRNKSQSPQTSAPTERFTVFRKPEDENAAYDLPRARGFFYVSLAETRNDLHYAQQALQLLLPLLQQDSTDEELITQIGLAYNLLGEKAKAKAILERALKLNPNSEAALLKLTAICHDTGDYKAGIEYAKRFIELNPWRGQIYGRLVHMSGLTNQFDQGIEYANRGLKINPSIWQLHGWLAQVYGQRGETELSQQHQQKLQQFLPQR; encoded by the coding sequence CTACTCCGCCCTCGAAAAGCCAACCGGAAGAAAAAATAACCCTCGTTCACAAGATCCCGCCTGCCTCCTCGACGAAAGGATTTGTGGGAAGCCAGGCCTGCCAGGAATGCCATGCGGAGATTTGCACAACCTATCAATCGCACCCAATGTCGTTTTCGTCTCAGCCTGTCCTTGGAGACTTGGTCTTTGAAGATTACGAACACAAAACGAGTTTCCGGTCTCCTGCGACGCACCAATATGAGGTCGAGAAAAAGGACGGAAAAGTCTACCACCATGAACAGCGCATGACGCCGCAAGATAAATTGATCTACGACAAAGCCAAGCCGATCGACTTTGCCATCGGTTCTGGAAAACGAGGGCGATCCTATGTCATCAACCACGCCGGCCTCTTGTTCATGTCGCCGATCTCCTGGTACACCGGCAAGCAACGCTGGGATCTCTCACCCGGATATCAGCCGGGACAACACAAGCAATTCGAAAGACGACTGATTGACGGCTGCATCCAGTGCCATATTGGTTCCGTCTCCAAAACCGAGGGAGTCAAAGACCAGTTTGACTCCATGCCGTTCAAGGAAGTTGCCATTGGCTGTGAGCGCTGTCATGGTCCCGGCGAACAGCATATTCAATGGCATTTAGCCAGTGAAAAACAACAGGGGCCGGACCCGATTGTGAATCCGGTCGATTTACCCCCGGCCGCCCGTGATGCGGTCTGTTATCAATGCCATCTGACTGGTGAAGGCCGCATTCTCCGCTACGGTCGTGGTGAATTTGATTTTCGTCCCGGAAATCTGATTGAAGACCTGTGGATTGTGTTCCAGGAAGGAGATCGCATCACAGCCACTGGCGATACCCAGGCCGTCAGTCAAGTCGAACAAATGCATCAGAGTCAATGCTATCAAAAGAGCGCCGGCCAGATGGGGTGTATCTCATGCCACGATCCTCATCAATTCCCCGCCGAAACAGATCGCGTGCAGTACTTTGAAAAACGCTGCCTCCAATGTCATGGCCAGACGACAAACGAATGCACGCGGCCCGCAGATTCACCAGAACAGGCAAACGAGTCTTGTATTTCCTGCCATATGCCCAAGCGTTCTGCTTTTTCAGTCCCACACACTTCTTTGACAGACCATCGCATCATTCGTAATAAAAGTCAGTCGCCTCAAACATCTGCTCCAACGGAACGTTTTACCGTCTTCCGAAAACCCGAGGATGAGAATGCCGCTTATGACCTCCCGCGTGCACGAGGCTTCTTTTATGTCTCCCTGGCCGAAACCAGAAATGACTTGCATTATGCACAACAGGCACTGCAACTTCTGCTGCCTTTATTACAGCAAGACAGTACAGACGAAGAATTAATCACGCAGATTGGCCTGGCTTATAATCTGCTTGGCGAGAAAGCGAAGGCGAAAGCGATATTGGAGCGCGCCCTGAAATTGAATCCGAACTCAGAAGCCGCCTTACTGAAACTGACAGCGATTTGTCATGACACAGGTGATTACAAAGCGGGAATTGAATACGCAAAACGCTTTATCGAACTCAATCCCTGGCGCGGCCAGATTTACGGACGTCTGGTGCATATGTCTGGATTAACAAATCAGTTTGATCAAGGCATCGAATACGCGAATCGCGGGCTCAAGATCAATCCTTCCATCTGGCAATTGCATGGCTGGCTGGCCCAGGTTTACGGGCAACGAGGAGAGACAGAACTCAGTCAACAACACCAGCAGAAACTACAGCAGTTTCTTCCCCAACGTTAA